In a genomic window of Nothobranchius furzeri strain GRZ-AD chromosome 14, NfurGRZ-RIMD1, whole genome shotgun sequence:
- the dcbld2 gene encoding discoidin, CUB and LCCL domain-containing protein 2, protein MDRAVMVGWGPTGAGVLVLSILIILTTESCRAQKGDGCGPTVLGFSSGTLSSLGYPRAYPNNSVCEWEITVLHGKRIHFRFALLDIEDSDCRVNYLRLYNGIGPERSEIVKFCGLGQKVNKPIESSGNQVTVQFMSGMHHSGRGFYLSYSITEHSDLITCLNKGTDFPEAEFSKYCPAGCLTSTEEVSGTIPIGYRESSPLCAAAVHAGVVSNAVGGRINVVSSKGIPHYEGTLANNVTSTGGTLSNSLFTFKTNGCYGTLGLETGGVADTHLSASSVWDWSANAGQNSVWGPSGARLKKSGLPWAPSQSDQLQWLQVVFKRERRITGIITTGSTLREYPYFVSAYRVLYSADGQQWTTYKEENSTQDKIFQGNINYLHEVRNNFIPPIEGRFLRISPTSWHQRIALKLELLGCQDTTGRRGPSPRLFTPSQNAPSTKRPPRVSLTTHTPDIRNTTMPPHNDVVLKAVLVPVLVMLMTAVVVIGAWACHWRNKKKSSEGTYDLPHWDRSDWWKNMKQLLPSKAVETEDPIRYSTTEVRQLTGRSAVPELHAEPAEYAQPLVSGLKTLGTRSTFKPDEGPDPGYSDPDLYDAPIPPDVYHPYAEPLPASGSEYATPILVDMGCHPSGGPALSQSTTARSFMGAEPTPLLSWTDGGQAEGCVYDTPKNATGQATPTEDLTYQVPQSGTQKPAGQS, encoded by the exons ATGGACAGAGCGGTAATGGTGGGCTGGGGGCCGACAGGGGCCGGGGTGCTCGTCCTGTCCATTCTCATCATCCTCACCACGGAGAGCTGCCGAGCCCAGAAAG gtgatggctgtggccCCACTGTGCTTGGCTTCAGCAGTGGGACCCTGTCCTCTCTGGGATATCCAAGGGCGTACCCAAACaacagtgtgtgtgagtgggagATCACAGTTCTTCACGGAAAGAGGATCCACTTTCGATTTGCTCTTTTGGACATAGAAGACAGTGACTGCCGGGTCAACTACCTCCGCCTCTACAACGGCATCGGACCAGAGAGGAGTGAGATTG TGAAGTTCTGTGGTTTGGGTCAAAAGGTCAACAAGCCGATTGAGTCCTCAGGCAACCAGGTCACCGTCCAGTTCATGAGTGGGATGCACCACAGCGGACGTGGATTCTACCTGTCATACTCCATCACTGAACATTCAG ATTTAATCACCTGCCTCAACAAAGGAACTGATTTCCCAGAGGCAGAGTTCAG TAAATACTGTCCTGCGGGCTGCTTGACGTCCACAGAGGAGGTTTCTGGAACAATTCCTATCGGATACAGAGAG TCGTCTCCCCTGTGTGCAGCAGCAGTCCATGCAGGTGTGGTGTCTAACGCTGTGGGGGGGAGGATCAATGTGGTCAGCAGCAAAGGCATCCCTCACTATGAGGGCACACTGGCTAACAACGTCACTTCCACTGG aGGAACTTTGTCAAACAGCCTTTTCACCTTCAAGACCAATG GCTGTTACGGGACGCTGGGGTTGGAGACTGGCGGTGTTGCAGATACTCACCTGAGCGCTTCCTCCGTGTGGGACTGGAGCGCCAACGCCGGTCAGAACAGTGTGTGGGGACCATCGGGGGCTCGCCTTAAGAAGTCGGGGCTGCCCTGGGCGCCTTCACAGAGCGACCAGCTACAGTGGCTGCAGGTGGTTTTCAAGAGGGAGCGGAGGATCACAG GCATCATCACCACTGGCTCTACCCTGAGGGAGTACCCGTACTTCGTTTCTGCGTACCGAGTTCTCTACAGTGCTGACGGTCAGCAATGGACCACCTACAAGGAAGAAAATTCTACACAAGACAAG ATTTTCCAAGGAAACATCAACTACCTGCATGAAGTAAGGAACAACTTCATTCCTCCGATTGAAGGCCGTTTCCTGAGGATCAGTCCCACCTCATGGCACCAGAGAATCGCACTCAAGCTGGAGCTGCTCGGCTGCCAAGATACTACAG ggaggagggggccaAGTCCGAGGCTTTTCACCCCTTCTCAAAATGCTCCGAGCACGAAACGCCCACCTCGTGTTAGTCTGACCACACACACCCCAGACATTCGAAACACCACTATGCCTCCTCACAACG ACGTGGTGTTGAAAGCCGTTCTGGTACCCGTGTTGGTCATGCTCATGACAGCTGTGGTCGTGATCGGAGCTTGGGCCTGCCACTGGAGGAACAA GAAAAAGAGCTCCGAGGGGACGTACGATCTTCCTCACTGGGATCGCTCAG ACTGGTGGAAAAACATGAAGCAGCTGCTGCCCTCCAAGGCGGTTGAGACGGAGGACCCCATCCGATACAGCACCACTGAGGTCAGACAGCTGACAGGACGGAGTGCTGTACCAGAGCTGCATGCTGAACCCGCAG AATACGCCCAGCCACTGGTGAGCGGGCTGAAAACATTAGGTACACGGTCGACCTTTAAACCGGATGAGGGGCCTGACCCGGGATATTCAGATCCAGACCTGTACGACGCTCCCATCCCACCAGATGTCTACCACCCCTACGCAGAGCCACTGCCGGCTTCAGGATCTGAATATGCAACTCCAATCCTGGTCGACATGGGCTGCCACCCGTCAGGTGGGCCTGCGCTGAGCCAGTCCACTACAGCACGTAGTTTTATGGGCGCCGAACCCACACCACTTCTCTCGTGGACAGACGGTGGACAGGCTGAGGGTTGTGTGTATGACACGCCTAAAAATGCCACTGGACAGGCCACACCCACTGAGGATCTGACCTATCAGGTACCTCAGAGCGGTACTCAGAAGCCAGCAGGGCAGAGCTGA